From a region of the Corallococcus coralloides DSM 2259 genome:
- the menH gene encoding 2-succinyl-6-hydroxy-2,4-cyclohexadiene-1-carboxylate synthase, translated as MGVTLAYDIWGDGPHTLLALHGFTGSGASFEHLRPLLGRSVRVVAVDLPGHGRTPLPEKAGRDGFLETVDAVVQLAHELGGHVDLLGYSQGARVALGAAVGAPECFGRLIMESGSPGLHRRQERAERREADAKLVDFIRAKGVDAFVERWEALPLFDGLRRLPEPEQAALRERRKACTAQGLAGALETLGLGVQPDYWPALHRQRLPTLLLTGEQDVKFTNLARRMAAELPVVWRHAFAGVTHAPHLEAPEEYVREVLSFLQTPWYEAPQFEHAILAREATHS; from the coding sequence ATGGGCGTGACGCTCGCTTATGACATCTGGGGCGATGGCCCCCATACGCTCCTGGCGCTGCACGGCTTCACCGGCAGCGGCGCTTCGTTCGAGCACCTGCGTCCGCTGCTCGGCCGCTCCGTGCGCGTGGTGGCGGTGGACCTGCCCGGCCACGGCCGCACGCCGCTGCCGGAGAAGGCGGGGCGCGACGGGTTCCTGGAGACGGTGGACGCCGTGGTCCAGCTGGCGCATGAGCTGGGCGGCCACGTGGATCTGCTCGGCTATTCGCAGGGCGCGCGGGTGGCGCTGGGCGCCGCGGTGGGCGCGCCGGAGTGCTTCGGCCGGCTGATCATGGAGAGCGGCTCGCCCGGGCTGCACCGCCGTCAGGAGCGCGCCGAGCGGCGCGAGGCCGACGCGAAGCTCGTGGACTTCATCCGCGCGAAGGGCGTGGACGCCTTCGTGGAGCGGTGGGAGGCGCTGCCCCTCTTCGACGGACTGCGCCGCCTGCCGGAGCCGGAGCAGGCCGCGCTGCGCGAGCGCCGCAAGGCGTGCACGGCGCAGGGCCTGGCCGGAGCGCTGGAGACCCTGGGCCTGGGCGTGCAGCCGGACTACTGGCCCGCGCTGCACCGTCAGCGTCTGCCCACGCTGCTGCTCACCGGAGAGCAGGACGTGAAGTTCACGAACCTGGCGAGGCGCATGGCGGCGGAGCTGCCGGTGGTGTGGCGCCACGCCTTCGCCGGGGTCACCCACGCCCCGCACCTGGAGGCGCCGGAGGAGTACGTGCGCGAAGTGCTCTCGTTCCTCCAGACGCCCTGGTACGAAGCGCCGCAGTTCGAACACGCCATCCTGGCGCGAGAGGCGACCCACTCGTGA
- the menD gene encoding 2-succinyl-5-enolpyruvyl-6-hydroxy-3-cyclohexene-1-carboxylic-acid synthase, translating to MSLDANLNVLWSRALLEELVRGGARHAVVCPGSRSSALALACAHTPGLRVWSVIDERSAGFFALGMAKQSRQPVVLVATSGSAGAHFFPAVIEAAMAQVPLIILTADRPLELQGWGAPQTVPQARFYGDFARMFADVGMPEASSPAIAHLRATAARAVSTACRAPRGAVQLNVPFREPLAPIAQDFGAEKLTALAREGRTDAPLTLIAQSSRAPDAAALEDVRTRIAATGRGVIVCGPRDEDDGFAEAITALSLATGYPVLAEATSQARYGGGPLTVSLYDALLRHEPFARGHTPELVLRFGGGLTPKSPQQWLDTSGADITVFSDEGALYDPAHRATRVLEGNAVLACRALTKGLSRGPGRWAQDFVNAERVARNALEQALGEQPDVLTEPRLAREVVAALPANALFFVSSSMPIRAVDAFAHGGGVPLRVLANRGANGIDGIVSSAAGMAAAAGRPAVLLSGDLALLHDVGGLVSAARARVPLTVVVVNNDGGGIFSFLPLAQVAKPDEFEALFGTPHGVDLSHAAALAGARFERPTTPAALRAAVRTGLEGGLHLVEVVVDRATNVDAHRHLFARMAAALGEGPWA from the coding sequence ATGTCCCTGGACGCCAACCTCAACGTGCTGTGGTCGCGAGCGCTCCTGGAGGAGCTGGTGCGGGGCGGCGCGCGGCACGCGGTGGTGTGTCCGGGCTCGCGCTCGTCCGCGCTGGCGCTCGCCTGCGCGCACACGCCGGGCCTGCGCGTCTGGTCCGTCATCGACGAGCGGAGCGCGGGCTTCTTCGCGCTGGGCATGGCGAAGCAGTCGCGTCAGCCGGTGGTGCTCGTCGCGACGAGCGGCTCCGCGGGCGCGCACTTCTTCCCGGCCGTCATCGAGGCGGCCATGGCCCAGGTGCCGCTGATCATCCTCACGGCGGACCGGCCGCTGGAGCTGCAGGGCTGGGGCGCGCCGCAGACGGTGCCCCAGGCGCGCTTCTACGGTGACTTCGCGAGGATGTTCGCGGACGTGGGCATGCCCGAGGCGAGCAGCCCCGCCATCGCGCACCTGCGCGCCACGGCCGCCCGCGCGGTGAGCACCGCGTGCCGCGCGCCCCGGGGCGCCGTGCAGCTCAACGTGCCGTTCCGCGAACCGCTGGCGCCCATCGCGCAGGACTTCGGCGCGGAGAAGCTGACGGCGCTCGCGAGGGAGGGGCGGACGGACGCGCCCCTGACCCTCATCGCGCAGTCGTCGCGGGCTCCGGATGCGGCGGCGCTGGAGGACGTGCGCACGCGCATCGCCGCCACCGGGCGCGGCGTCATCGTGTGCGGCCCCCGCGACGAGGACGACGGCTTCGCGGAGGCCATCACCGCGCTGAGCCTGGCCACGGGCTACCCGGTGCTCGCGGAGGCCACGTCGCAGGCGCGCTATGGAGGCGGCCCGCTGACCGTGTCGCTCTACGACGCGCTCCTGCGCCATGAGCCGTTCGCGCGCGGCCACACGCCGGAGCTGGTGCTGCGCTTCGGTGGAGGCCTGACGCCCAAGTCGCCGCAGCAGTGGCTGGACACCTCCGGCGCGGACATCACCGTCTTCAGCGACGAGGGCGCGCTGTACGACCCGGCGCACCGGGCCACGCGAGTGCTGGAAGGCAACGCGGTGCTCGCGTGCCGTGCGCTGACGAAAGGGCTGTCGCGAGGCCCCGGCCGCTGGGCGCAGGACTTCGTCAACGCGGAGCGGGTGGCGCGCAACGCGCTGGAGCAGGCGCTCGGCGAACAGCCCGACGTGCTGACCGAGCCCCGGCTGGCGCGCGAGGTGGTGGCGGCGCTGCCGGCGAACGCGCTCTTCTTCGTGTCCAGCAGCATGCCCATCCGCGCGGTGGACGCGTTCGCCCACGGTGGCGGCGTGCCGCTGCGCGTGCTGGCGAACCGCGGGGCCAACGGCATCGACGGCATCGTGTCCAGCGCGGCGGGCATGGCCGCGGCGGCGGGACGGCCCGCAGTGCTCCTGTCCGGCGACCTGGCGCTCCTGCATGACGTGGGCGGGCTCGTCTCCGCGGCGCGGGCGCGCGTGCCCCTGACGGTCGTGGTGGTGAACAACGACGGCGGCGGCATCTTCTCCTTCCTGCCGCTGGCGCAGGTGGCGAAGCCGGACGAGTTCGAGGCCCTCTTCGGCACGCCGCACGGCGTGGACCTGTCGCACGCGGCGGCGCTCGCGGGTGCTCGCTTCGAGCGGCCCACGACGCCCGCGGCCCTGCGCGCGGCGGTGCGCACCGGGCTGGAGGGAGGCCTCCACCTGGTGGAGGTCGTGGTGGACCGGGCCACCAACGTGGATGCGCACCGACACCTCTTCGCGCGGATGGCCGCCGCACTGGGAGAAGGACCATGGGCGTGA
- a CDS encoding isochorismate synthase gives MTPLSPAEGPRWVAGMMPLPGVDPLAGAGSLGVPSVYWERPVAREAVAGWGEAGVLEAHAPGELAAVLGALGHDSVRWLDAVSPQLPGPWFGGMRFSPTQPVDGEWRSHGLARWTLPEVLVWREGSALAVAVFAPEGPGAEDVVRSRLERVRASFPQSYRHPVGAPVALRTASSRPDFEALVDRAVEAIGAGQLHKVVLARALEAEGPEPFDVVDVLARLREQNPRCATFLFRAPDGTGFLGATPETLCRVDGRRLETEALAGSAAPGGADALDASDKDRREHEAVVRYILQALTPVAASVSADAQPSVLALKNVVHLRTGIRAELADGVDTAKVVTALHPTPAVGGTPRERALSFLVEHESLDRGWYAGPVGWVGPGRAHLVVALRSALVRGAKARLFVGAGIVAGSSAESEWRETEMKSLAMLRALGGR, from the coding sequence ATGACGCCGCTCAGTCCCGCTGAGGGCCCGCGATGGGTCGCCGGGATGATGCCCCTGCCCGGAGTGGATCCGTTGGCTGGGGCGGGCAGCCTCGGCGTTCCTTCCGTGTATTGGGAGCGGCCGGTGGCGCGCGAGGCGGTGGCGGGGTGGGGCGAGGCGGGCGTGCTCGAGGCGCATGCGCCCGGCGAGCTGGCGGCGGTGCTGGGCGCGCTCGGGCACGACAGCGTGCGGTGGCTGGACGCGGTGTCTCCCCAGTTGCCGGGCCCCTGGTTCGGCGGCATGCGCTTCAGCCCCACGCAGCCGGTGGATGGCGAGTGGCGCTCGCATGGGCTGGCGCGCTGGACGCTGCCGGAGGTGCTGGTGTGGCGCGAGGGCAGCGCGCTGGCGGTCGCGGTCTTCGCGCCGGAGGGGCCGGGCGCGGAGGACGTGGTGCGCTCGCGGCTGGAGCGCGTGCGAGCGTCCTTCCCTCAGTCCTATCGCCACCCGGTGGGCGCACCGGTCGCGCTGCGCACGGCTTCGTCGCGGCCGGACTTCGAGGCGCTGGTGGACCGCGCGGTGGAAGCCATTGGCGCGGGCCAGTTGCACAAGGTGGTGCTGGCGCGGGCGCTGGAGGCGGAGGGGCCGGAGCCCTTCGACGTGGTGGACGTGCTGGCGCGGCTGCGCGAGCAGAACCCGCGCTGCGCGACGTTCCTCTTCCGCGCGCCGGACGGCACGGGCTTTTTGGGCGCGACGCCGGAGACGCTGTGCCGGGTGGACGGGCGCCGGCTGGAGACGGAAGCGCTCGCGGGGTCCGCGGCGCCGGGCGGCGCGGATGCGCTGGACGCGAGCGACAAGGACCGGCGCGAGCATGAAGCGGTGGTGCGCTACATCCTCCAGGCGCTGACGCCGGTGGCGGCGAGCGTGTCCGCGGACGCGCAGCCGTCGGTGCTCGCGCTGAAGAACGTGGTGCACCTGCGCACGGGCATCCGCGCGGAGCTGGCGGACGGCGTGGACACCGCGAAGGTCGTCACGGCGCTGCACCCCACGCCCGCGGTGGGCGGCACGCCGCGCGAGCGCGCGCTGTCGTTCCTGGTGGAGCACGAGTCGCTGGACCGGGGTTGGTACGCGGGACCGGTGGGCTGGGTGGGCCCCGGGCGTGCGCATCTGGTGGTGGCGTTGCGCTCGGCGCTGGTGCGCGGGGCGAAGGCCCGGCTCTTCGTGGGCGCGGGCATCGTCGCGGGCTCCAGCGCGGAGTCCGAGTGGCGGGAGACGGAGATGAAGAGTCTGGCGATGTTGCGCGCGCTGGGGGGCCGGTGA
- the aroF gene encoding 3-deoxy-7-phosphoheptulonate synthase, with protein sequence MGGQQPDDPAGRRDPGAHRVLRAARPAGTRVQVGAVEVGGPGFVVMAGPCAVEGAEQLELAARAVAQAGAHLLRGGVFKPRTSPYAFQGMGEPGLKLLVDAGRRHGLPIISEVMETEQLPLMAQHSDILQVGARNMQNFGLLRALGKLRKPVLLKRGLSATVQEWLNAAEYILAGGNEQVMLCERGIRTFETAMRNTLDLAAVAWAKERTHLPVIVDPSHATGIPSLIAPMSLAAAACGADGLLIEVHPRPEQALCDGQQAMSPGDFATLMQRLPGVLAAVDRHLWTPAGPAQIAGAR encoded by the coding sequence GTGGGAGGCCAGCAACCAGACGACCCAGCCGGGCGGCGTGACCCGGGTGCACACCGCGTCCTTCGCGCAGCGCGTCCAGCCGGAACCCGCGTCCAGGTGGGGGCCGTGGAGGTGGGCGGGCCCGGCTTCGTGGTGATGGCGGGGCCGTGCGCGGTGGAGGGCGCGGAGCAGCTGGAGCTGGCGGCCCGCGCGGTGGCGCAGGCGGGTGCGCACCTCTTGCGTGGGGGCGTGTTCAAGCCGCGCACCAGTCCGTACGCATTCCAGGGCATGGGGGAGCCGGGGCTGAAGCTGTTGGTGGACGCCGGACGGCGCCACGGACTGCCCATCATCAGTGAGGTGATGGAGACCGAACAACTTCCCCTCATGGCGCAGCACTCGGACATCCTCCAGGTGGGCGCGCGGAACATGCAGAACTTCGGGCTGCTGCGCGCGCTGGGGAAGCTGCGCAAGCCGGTGCTGCTCAAGCGCGGGCTGTCCGCCACGGTGCAGGAGTGGCTCAACGCCGCCGAGTACATCCTGGCGGGCGGCAACGAGCAGGTGATGTTGTGCGAGCGCGGCATCCGCACCTTCGAGACCGCGATGCGCAACACGCTGGACCTGGCCGCGGTGGCGTGGGCGAAGGAGCGCACGCACCTGCCGGTCATCGTGGATCCTTCGCACGCGACGGGCATCCCGTCGCTCATCGCTCCCATGTCGCTGGCGGCAGCGGCCTGCGGGGCGGATGGATTGTTGATTGAAGTCCACCCCCGGCCGGAGCAGGCGTTGTGCGACGGTCAGCAGGCGATGTCGCCCGGGGATTTCGCTACGTTGATGCAACGGCTGCCGGGCGTGCTCGCCGCGGTGGACCGTCACCTTTGGACGCCGGCGGGGCCGGCACAGATCGCGGGGGCGCGATGA
- the ubiE gene encoding bifunctional demethylmenaquinone methyltransferase/2-methoxy-6-polyprenyl-1,4-benzoquinol methylase UbiE, with translation MSTEVRQMFSSIATRYDVTNEVLSLGIHRLWRRSAVKLSGAKEGSHVLDCATGTGDLALAFKRKVGSTGRVVGTDFCPEMLESAPAKAAKAGLEVEFQVQDAMALTLPDNTFDVASISFGIRNVDDPVQCLKEMARVVRPGGRVVVLEFGQPTGPYGALFRFYSKTVMPAIGGLLTGNRAAYQYLPRTAAAFPAGDRFLSLMDQAGAYSERAAHPLLFGTAYVYVGTVR, from the coding sequence ATGAGCACCGAAGTCCGTCAGATGTTCTCCTCCATCGCCACGCGCTACGACGTGACGAACGAAGTCCTCTCGCTCGGCATCCACCGGCTGTGGCGGCGCTCGGCGGTGAAGCTCAGCGGCGCGAAGGAAGGCAGCCACGTGCTGGACTGCGCGACCGGCACGGGCGACCTGGCGCTGGCGTTCAAGCGCAAGGTGGGCTCCACGGGCCGCGTGGTGGGCACGGACTTCTGCCCGGAGATGCTGGAGAGCGCGCCGGCCAAGGCGGCCAAGGCGGGCCTGGAGGTGGAGTTCCAGGTGCAGGACGCCATGGCGCTCACCCTGCCGGACAACACGTTCGACGTGGCGTCCATCTCCTTCGGCATCCGCAACGTGGATGATCCGGTGCAGTGCCTGAAGGAGATGGCGCGCGTGGTGCGTCCGGGAGGCCGCGTGGTGGTGCTGGAGTTCGGCCAGCCCACGGGCCCGTACGGTGCGCTGTTCCGCTTCTACAGCAAGACGGTGATGCCGGCGATTGGCGGCCTGCTCACGGGCAACCGCGCGGCGTACCAGTACCTGCCCCGCACCGCCGCGGCGTTCCCCGCCGGCGACCGATTCCTCTCCCTGATGGACCAGGCCGGCGCCTACTCCGAGCGCGCCGCCCACCCCCTGCTGTTTGGAACCGCCTACGTCTATGTTGGCACCGTCCGTTGA
- a CDS encoding shikimate kinase, translated as MGAQTVVIAGHRAAGKTRLLPLVSKLLGRPGLDLDAELERRHGRPLRTWVAESPTTFRTAERETLGLLPQGSVVAVGGGFLSHHPEALAGHFTLVVPVTFDTYRERLMADTTRPRLRTDVSLEEELHSLFHEREAMHARVPTISLADFLRGCLAQEPD; from the coding sequence GTGGGCGCGCAGACCGTCGTCATCGCGGGGCACCGCGCGGCCGGCAAGACGCGCCTGTTGCCGCTCGTCTCGAAGCTGCTCGGACGTCCTGGCCTGGACCTGGACGCGGAGCTGGAGCGCCGGCACGGGCGCCCGCTGCGCACCTGGGTCGCGGAGTCCCCCACCACCTTCCGCACCGCTGAGCGCGAGACGCTGGGCCTGCTGCCCCAAGGCAGCGTGGTGGCGGTGGGCGGCGGCTTCCTGTCGCACCATCCGGAAGCGCTCGCGGGGCACTTCACGCTCGTCGTCCCCGTCACCTTCGACACGTATCGCGAGCGGCTGATGGCGGACACCACGCGCCCGCGGCTGCGCACGGACGTGTCGCTGGAGGAAGAGCTCCACTCGCTGTTCCATGAACGCGAGGCGATGCACGCCCGCGTCCCCACCATCTCCCTGGCGGACTTCCTCCGGGGCTGTCTTGCCCAGGAGCCTGACTGA
- a CDS encoding shikimate 5-dehydrogenase — MATRRIITLPPTLTGADAVTFARDGLKRGADVIEVRTDLHAPGDIDPDALARVMPLLVSERGKPLPSPWVQAAWRVDRDVERAQDMDAPPGKLLASHHAEGPLTTAEALKRWSRPIPPDALVKHVEPMDGPAHLDVLLQTQAALSQRFGAERVTVLGMGPVAIPARAVLSRRNGLEYVAMGGPWTAAPGQRLLDDVVREHRKAKDPHALRLGILGTAIPHSRSPRIHRQPFDRIDLAEDAPVEAVVDAMLPHYAGFAVTSPFKMRLAKHTGSSLDAINTLVRRGSRWESFNTDTEGARAVLERLGSKVVAVLGDGGSTQALRLVAAEHGLALRVVKRAEIQAPLSGDWVWTWPDRVATPENLRFQGARVAVIAYGAPGRRVAAEIVRRGGTPLLLGAAWFVAQARRQRQLWETAT; from the coding sequence ATGGCCACCCGGCGCATCATCACCCTGCCCCCCACCCTCACCGGCGCGGACGCCGTGACCTTCGCGCGCGACGGCCTCAAGCGGGGCGCGGACGTCATCGAGGTGCGGACCGACCTGCACGCGCCCGGCGACATCGATCCGGACGCCCTCGCCCGCGTGATGCCGCTGCTCGTCTCCGAGCGGGGCAAGCCGCTGCCCTCGCCGTGGGTCCAGGCCGCGTGGCGCGTGGACCGCGACGTGGAGCGCGCGCAGGACATGGACGCGCCGCCGGGGAAGCTGCTCGCGTCGCACCACGCGGAAGGTCCGCTGACGACGGCGGAGGCGCTCAAGCGCTGGTCCCGCCCCATTCCGCCGGACGCGCTGGTGAAGCACGTGGAGCCCATGGACGGGCCCGCGCACCTGGACGTGCTGCTTCAGACGCAGGCCGCGCTGTCCCAGCGCTTCGGCGCCGAGCGCGTCACCGTGCTGGGCATGGGCCCCGTCGCCATCCCGGCGCGCGCGGTGCTCTCGCGAAGGAACGGCCTGGAGTACGTGGCCATGGGCGGCCCGTGGACGGCGGCCCCGGGACAGCGGCTTTTGGACGACGTGGTGCGCGAGCACCGCAAGGCGAAGGACCCGCACGCGCTGCGCCTGGGCATCCTGGGCACGGCCATTCCGCACTCGCGCTCGCCGCGCATCCACCGCCAGCCGTTTGATCGCATCGACCTGGCGGAGGACGCGCCGGTGGAGGCGGTGGTGGACGCGATGCTGCCGCACTACGCGGGCTTCGCCGTGACGAGCCCGTTCAAGATGCGGCTCGCGAAGCACACGGGCTCTTCGTTGGACGCCATCAACACGCTGGTGCGCCGGGGTTCGCGGTGGGAGTCCTTCAACACCGACACGGAAGGCGCCCGCGCGGTGCTGGAGCGCCTGGGCTCGAAGGTCGTGGCGGTGCTGGGCGACGGCGGCTCCACGCAGGCCCTGCGGCTGGTGGCCGCTGAACACGGACTTGCCCTGCGGGTCGTCAAGCGCGCGGAGATCCAAGCACCTCTGTCCGGGGATTGGGTCTGGACGTGGCCGGACCGCGTGGCCACCCCCGAAAACCTGAGATTCCAGGGGGCACGCGTGGCGGTGATCGCATACGGTGCGCCCGGCCGGCGCGTCGCCGCGGAGATCGTTCGCCGCGGGGGCACCCCTCTCCTGCTAGGTGCGGCGTGGTTCGTCGCCCAGGCCCGGCGGCAGCGACAACTCTGGGAAACGGCGACATGA
- the aroC gene encoding chorismate synthase, which yields MNTFGTLFRLTTFGESHGPALGSVIDGCPAGVPLTREMIQAALDRRRPGQSALVTPRNEPDTVEILSGVFQDKTLGTPIAAIVRNANQRSQDYNQLASVDRPGHADAVWRERYKHRDHRGGGRTSGRETLCRVIGGAIAEAYLARDLPSISTVAYVSQVGELVAPVPAPGLTRAMVDAHPTRCPDEAVREEMARQILAAKEAGDSLGGSIDVRVEGLPVGLGEPIFGKLKALIAQALGSIGAVTGVVWGPPDLFQRIGQPGTKFHAVKDAYGGIQGGLANGEPMQVRAFFKPPATLADHAKGGRHDPCIMPRAVPVLEAMVSLVIADLVQQLNARPHSA from the coding sequence ATGAATACCTTTGGCACCCTCTTCCGGTTGACCACCTTCGGCGAAAGCCATGGCCCCGCGCTGGGCTCCGTCATCGACGGCTGCCCCGCGGGCGTTCCGCTCACGCGCGAGATGATCCAGGCGGCGCTGGACCGCCGGCGTCCCGGGCAGTCCGCCCTGGTGACCCCGCGCAACGAGCCCGACACCGTGGAGATCCTCTCCGGCGTCTTCCAGGACAAGACGCTGGGCACGCCCATCGCGGCCATCGTGCGCAACGCGAACCAGCGCTCGCAGGACTACAACCAGCTGGCCAGCGTGGACCGGCCAGGCCATGCGGACGCCGTGTGGCGCGAGCGCTACAAGCACCGCGACCACCGGGGCGGCGGCCGCACCAGCGGACGTGAGACGCTCTGCCGCGTCATCGGCGGCGCCATCGCGGAGGCGTACCTCGCGCGCGACCTGCCCTCGATCAGCACCGTGGCCTACGTCTCCCAGGTAGGCGAGCTGGTCGCTCCCGTTCCGGCGCCGGGCCTCACCCGCGCCATGGTGGACGCGCACCCCACCCGCTGCCCGGATGAAGCCGTCCGTGAAGAGATGGCCCGTCAGATCCTCGCCGCGAAGGAGGCCGGGGACAGCCTGGGCGGCTCCATCGACGTGCGCGTGGAGGGCCTGCCCGTGGGCCTGGGCGAGCCCATCTTCGGCAAGCTCAAGGCGCTCATCGCGCAGGCGCTGGGCAGCATTGGCGCCGTCACCGGTGTCGTGTGGGGCCCGCCCGACCTGTTCCAGCGCATCGGCCAGCCCGGCACGAAGTTCCACGCCGTGAAGGACGCGTACGGCGGCATCCAGGGTGGGCTCGCGAATGGTGAGCCCATGCAGGTGCGCGCCTTCTTCAAGCCGCCCGCGACGCTGGCGGATCACGCCAAGGGCGGCCGTCACGACCCGTGCATCATGCCCCGCGCCGTCCCGGTGCTGGAGGCCATGGTGTCGCTCGTCATCGCCGACCTCGTCCAGCAACTCAACGCCCGCCCCCACTCCGCATGA
- a CDS encoding 3-dehydroquinate synthase, producing the protein MSPLPPGSYSPPNDRWGSFTKLVTRLPEGSVAVVDRTVARFHPTLIPAIEARKPRAIIQLVGGERAKSLISLQKVLAGGITLPRSGTLVAVGGGTVGDVATVAAHLLKRGVRLLQVPTTLLAAVDSSLGGKGAVDLVVRGRVVKNPAGVFHYADETWLCPELYATLSDAQVREGSIEAWKMVASLDASLFKRYVRTPPKLEKLVKDARGLKEGVCAKDPYEHQGLRRVLNFGHTFGHVLESLSRFKLSHGDAVGLGILWALDVGRHLGITPEPVAHEVERALARGPGVLGRDRAAEIAQRAPLKDVVALLDADKKAGANGELRMVLLTAVGTAEVVDVMPKTWRALWPAWTRGARP; encoded by the coding sequence ATGAGCCCGCTTCCTCCCGGTTCCTACAGCCCCCCCAACGATCGCTGGGGTTCCTTCACGAAGCTCGTCACCAGGCTGCCCGAGGGCAGCGTCGCCGTGGTGGACCGCACCGTCGCGCGCTTCCACCCCACGCTCATCCCCGCCATCGAGGCCCGCAAGCCGCGCGCCATCATCCAGCTGGTCGGCGGTGAGCGCGCCAAGAGCCTCATCTCGCTCCAGAAGGTGCTCGCGGGCGGCATCACGCTGCCGCGCTCCGGCACGCTCGTCGCCGTGGGCGGTGGCACCGTGGGCGACGTGGCCACCGTGGCCGCGCACCTGCTCAAGCGCGGCGTGCGGCTGCTGCAGGTGCCCACCACGCTGCTCGCGGCGGTGGACAGCAGCCTGGGCGGCAAGGGCGCGGTGGACCTCGTCGTGCGCGGCCGCGTGGTGAAGAACCCCGCGGGCGTCTTCCATTACGCGGATGAGACGTGGCTGTGCCCGGAGCTGTACGCCACGCTGTCCGACGCGCAGGTGCGCGAGGGCTCCATCGAGGCGTGGAAGATGGTCGCGTCGCTGGATGCGTCCCTCTTCAAGCGCTACGTGCGCACGCCGCCGAAGCTGGAGAAGCTGGTGAAGGACGCGCGCGGCCTGAAGGAAGGCGTCTGCGCGAAGGACCCTTACGAGCACCAGGGACTGCGCCGCGTGCTCAACTTCGGCCACACCTTCGGCCACGTGCTGGAGAGCCTGTCGCGCTTCAAGCTGTCACACGGCGACGCGGTGGGCCTGGGCATCCTCTGGGCCCTGGATGTGGGCCGGCACCTGGGCATCACCCCGGAGCCCGTGGCGCATGAGGTGGAGCGCGCGCTGGCCCGGGGCCCGGGCGTGCTCGGCCGCGACCGCGCCGCGGAGATCGCCCAGCGCGCGCCGCTGAAGGACGTGGTCGCGCTGCTGGACGCCGACAAGAAGGCCGGCGCCAACGGCGAGCTGCGCATGGTGCTGCTCACCGCCGTGGGCACCGCCGAAGTCGTGGATGTGATGCCGAAGACGTGGCGGGCCCTGTGGCCCGCCTGGACCCGTGGAGCCCGCCCTTGA